One region of Hymenobacter sediminicola genomic DNA includes:
- a CDS encoding nuclear transport factor 2 family protein yields MKKILLLLAFLLPVLTFAQSKKDQAATKEVEMLERQRFEAQVKKDYALLEKLFADDLVYTHSNGKQNNKTEYLQSIRDGKSVYDKIEVEALNVRAYNDGKTAVVNGTITITQPNKPDGTPNVAHLKYVVVQVKDAKKGWQVVLWQSQKQPEAKS; encoded by the coding sequence ATGAAAAAGATCTTGCTACTACTGGCATTTCTGCTGCCGGTACTCACCTTCGCTCAATCCAAGAAAGACCAGGCGGCTACCAAGGAGGTAGAAATGCTGGAGCGCCAGCGCTTTGAGGCACAGGTGAAAAAAGACTACGCACTGCTGGAAAAGCTGTTTGCCGACGACCTGGTCTACACCCATTCCAACGGCAAGCAGAACAACAAAACCGAATACCTGCAAAGTATCCGCGACGGCAAAAGCGTGTACGACAAAATTGAGGTGGAAGCGCTGAACGTGCGGGCCTACAACGATGGCAAAACGGCCGTCGTGAATGGCACCATCACCATCACGCAGCCCAATAAGCCCGACGGCACGCCTAACGTGGCCCACCTGAAATATGTGGTGGTACAGGTGAAGGATGCTAAAAAAGGCTGGCAGGTAGTGCTGTGG